The Corynebacterium qintianiae genome has a window encoding:
- a CDS encoding GTP pyrophosphokinase: MRKDTIARLGSTYHAWVNAHPDAATSFQQALVELLGDAGVNFDRVDVRIKSWPSLKAKARKQRDGEPVYPDPWTDIRDVVGARITVLHSTEIPAVLTLLADEFEVLRSVDKAQETRVAGGFGYGSHHVVLRVTEKSENLESHVGTQFEVQIRTVLQHAWAEFEHDIRYKRSGEAPDPQIDRAFTLAAGLIELADQQFDQIASINNPQHTVDTAVDAELAPETLPGVLTVLLGSRFPLSRPGDYRFLMELLRAHDIEAVSSLAELVNSADLEAVENVMNYAFVPGQVRIIDDILLNRFGTEHIERTAEAGNRPKLRRSRLGTRLTALRAGGD, from the coding sequence GTGAGAAAGGACACGATCGCGCGACTCGGTTCGACCTACCACGCATGGGTCAATGCGCACCCGGACGCGGCAACGTCGTTTCAGCAGGCTCTGGTCGAGCTGCTCGGCGACGCCGGTGTCAACTTCGATCGCGTCGACGTGCGCATCAAATCGTGGCCGTCGCTCAAAGCGAAGGCCCGCAAGCAACGCGACGGCGAGCCGGTCTACCCCGACCCGTGGACAGACATCCGCGATGTTGTCGGGGCGAGGATTACGGTGCTGCACTCCACCGAGATCCCAGCAGTGCTGACGCTGTTGGCGGACGAGTTCGAGGTTCTGCGCAGTGTCGATAAGGCTCAGGAGACCCGGGTGGCAGGCGGGTTCGGGTACGGCTCCCACCACGTCGTGTTGCGCGTGACAGAAAAGTCGGAAAACCTCGAGTCACACGTAGGCACCCAATTCGAGGTGCAAATCCGTACTGTGCTGCAGCACGCGTGGGCGGAGTTCGAGCACGACATCCGCTACAAGCGCTCCGGCGAGGCCCCCGATCCCCAGATCGATCGCGCCTTCACCCTCGCGGCCGGGCTCATCGAGCTCGCGGATCAGCAGTTCGACCAGATCGCCAGCATCAACAACCCGCAGCACACCGTGGACACGGCTGTCGACGCCGAGCTCGCCCCCGAAACCCTGCCGGGTGTGCTCACGGTTTTGCTCGGCAGCCGATTCCCCCTGTCACGCCCGGGCGACTACCGCTTCCTCATGGAACTTCTGCGGGCGCATGACATTGAGGCCGTCTCCTCGCTCGCGGAGCTGGTCAACTCTGCTGACTTGGAAGCGGTGGAGAACGTGATGAATTACGCTTTCGTGCCCGGCCAGGTCCGCATTATCGACGACATCCTGCTCAACCGCTTCGGCACCGAGCACATCGAGCGCACCGCCGAGGCGGGCAACCGTCCCAAGCTGCGCCGCTCCCGCCTGGGGACCAGGCTCACAGCGCTGCGGGCGGGCGGGGACTGA